In Chionomys nivalis chromosome 26, mChiNiv1.1, whole genome shotgun sequence, the genomic window GCCGACGCTGTAGCTGTTACCATGGGGCCAAAGGTATCAGTATACTTAAAATCGTGTTAATAAAGAATAATGGTCTGTAGCTTCAAATCAGACAGTATTTTGTAATCGAGTTTTGTGAAAATCTGATTTGCATGTGGTACATGGTAGTGATTTGGGGTGTAACGGATTTTGTTGGTGGCATTAATACCGCCGCAGCCGATTTGTGCAGCACAGTGTATGTAATAGAGTATTGTTCAAGGAGGATTTTCAAACGAGAGGCTTAATGAATCTTGTGTGCGTGCTTGCATTAAATTTTGGATCCTTTCCCAGTAGAGGATATAGAAGGGAAAGTCCAGCTAATAACTCTTGAACGTGCATAATTGGAGATGTGAGATTTTACTTACTGTACTGAAGTATCCCAGCATACGTACAGTCAATACACTAGCGTAGGGtgtaggtttatttatttttaaattctttggtgtttttgcctgcgtgtatatctgtgtgtaccaaaaccggagttacagacagttgtgagctgctgtgggtgctgggaattgacctgggtcttaaccatggagccatctttccagcctgagTCACTGTTTATGATTCTGTCTGCGCTGTTTTGTGACTGTCCCCACCACACATCTCCAGAACTGTTTTCACTTACACGTGGATGTGCTTCGTAATTTCTGCCATTTTCATGTTCCAGaagtttggtttggtgtttttgagaGAACTACAGTAGCTTAGTCTGGCCTTTAACCTGGTCCTGctccttctacctcccaagtgctggctcaCCTGctgtttattgaggcagggtctttagCCACAGCTCACCTGGAACTCCTTTGGATCAAACTAGCTTGatcagtgctgagatcaaaggttgGGATCTGTGGTTGAATGAGGAGCCGTTGTACTTTGAGGACATCATTGGATGTGGGGCACAGTCATTTTAAATGGATGTTAGAGTGATCTAAAGAGCTGCACAAATAGCTCGAGACAGAATAACTTGGTTCAAACCCAAATTGCCGATAATGTTGGTgccatttttttaagttttgtattGAGTGAATAGGAAAAGTAACTTCATAAGCAAAACTCAAGTGCAAGGGATGTGACGCATGTTCTGGGATTTGGTGATTGTCATCTGTACTCCCTTGCTCTATAGGTGGCATCTCTTAGGGACTGGATTTTTGTCTTGTTAATCTGTAGACTTGAGACCATTGAGGgttgctgttttcttctgtcGTTGTAGGGAAGAACGGTGATTATTGAGCAGAGTTGGGGAAGTCCCAAAGTAACGAAAGATGGGGTCACTGTGGCAAAGTCAATTGATTTAAAggacaaatacaaaaatatcggAGCTAAACTTGTTCAAGATGTTGCCAATAACACAAATGAAGAGGCCGGAGATGGCACTACCACAGCTACCGTTCTGGCACGTTCTATTGCCAAGGAGGGCTTTGAGAAGATCAGCAAAGGGGCCAACCCAGTAGAAATCCGGAGAGGTAAGAGTGCCATGTCATTGACCCTAcagaaagaaatcacaaagaaTTCCACTTGTCAGAAGAATATtgtctcatctctgtccttctttattttatttgttggtgCTTGCACAGGCTTGGTGGAGATgtcctctctctcttggtttttcaagacagggtttctctagctttggagcctgtcctggaactaggtcttgtagaccaggctggccttgaactcacggagattcacctgtctcagcctcccgagtgctgggaataaaggtgtgcactaaCACCCGGCTttggattttgtgttttttttttttttttaagatttttttttaaatatgctttactgtcttgtctgcatgtatatctgcaagggtaccagatcccctggaactagaggggtttttttgggggggggctgccatgtgggtgcaggaaattgaaccccagtccgTTGAAAGAGCCTTCTGTACTGTTAGCCAATAAGCCAGCTTTCCAGCCCATAGACAgttgatattttttaaactatatatgtattttttttttaatctcattcaCTTTCATTAAGAATGGGTGGGTATTCCTCTTAGCCCTCCCTGGCTGGCAATCCTGCCTAAGCGTCCTGGgtgttggaattataggtgtgagcccCACTCGTCATCTTGATCAGGTTTTCACAGTGTTTATGGTTTTCAGCTTGATTGAGGTTCCAGACGAGTGAGTGCATGCCGTGTCACTTGGTGCAGTTAAGAGAGCACTGACACGGAGCTTGCGTGTAAACGTTAAAATGAGTCTTGTGCTTGGCTTGGGAGCCGTGATGATAAGTGTTGTAGTAACATACGTTCTTGAACTAGgtgtgatgttggctgttgatgCTGTAATTGCTGAACTGAAAAAACAATCTAAACCCGTGACAACCCCTGAAGAAATTGCTCAGGTAAGGATTTTATCTCCTGTTTGAAGAGAATTAAGTGACTAGCTAATTTTAATTTGGatctttggtttttcaggacaggggtatttgtgtgtgtgtgtgtgtgtgtgcgcgcgcgcatgtgtgtgtaggcaaggctgtcctggaatactCTTTGTAGACCATCTGTTTAGAAGGTCAAAGGGGAAGAGGGTTGAAAATGCTGATCTTACCATTTAATTTTGAAGtaatgtggttatttcaggttgCTACAATTTCTGCAAATGGAGACAAAGATATTGGAAACATCATTTCGGATGCGATGaagaaggtgggaaggaagggtGTCATCACAGTGAAGGTGAGTGCAGGCTGGGATGGGTTGGCCACACCTTCAGTGAGGTGTGCTGTGCATGTTTCTTGTTTGTGCCAGTAATTCactcctttgtctctgtctgcTGAGTATGGAGCTTCCTGGTGTCAGAATTGGGAGCTTTCCCTCCCAGAATAAGTCTATCcgatttaataaataataattagctCTCAACTAGCTAATTAGGGAGGGTGGAGCAAGGCCTCActttagccctggctggcctagaaccatggcctcaacctcagagatTCCTCTGCCCTTGTCTTGTtgaaggcgtgtgtgtgtgtaccatgtgtgttctTGATGCCCCAGAGTCCAAAAGAAAGGCAGAATCCTGAAACTGCAGCGCGGACCACCGCGTGGGTGCCTGGAACCTAACCAGGTCCTCTTCAACAGCTGCACGtgttcttaatccctgagccatcttaaAGGCCACCTGTTCAAGTATTGTTTCTTCATTGAAATTCACTCATCTGGGGCTGGAcgaatgactcagcagttaagagcactgactgcccttgcagaggacccaggttcagttcccagcacccacatggcagctctcagctGTTTTGTAACTCCAAGACCCAACACCCTcgcacagacgtacatgcaggaaAAACTCTGTGTACAAGATGAAAATAGATTATTAAAAAGAATTCTACACTGAGTCCTAATGCTCACTCCCcatagttttaaaagaaagaagttcATTCACCtaagtctttgattttttttttcataggaTGGGAAAACCCTGAATGATGAGTTAGAAATTATTGAAGGCATGAAGTTTGACAGAGGATATATTTCCCCGTATTTTATTAACACATCGAAAGGTAAGAGCAAGTCTGTaagcaaatctttaaaacactttattttttttttatttttttgtttttttttttcgagacagggtttctctggttttggagcctgtcctggaactagctcttgtagaccaggctggtctcgaactcacagagatccgcctgcctctgcctcccgagtgctgggattaaaggcgtgtgccaccaccgcccggcttaaatacACTTTAAAGGCATCGGTCAGCTGTAGGCGGTGGGTTGGTGTAATGTGTATAGTTCACtaaatgaagaggaagaaaacctgTGAGTTACTGGTCTCTTAGTGAAAGTAAATTGTTAGTTTTCTCGATACTGTTAGGATTTGATTTTACTGCTCTCTGTTTTACAGGTCAGAAATGTGAATTCCAAGACGCCTATGTTCTTTTGAGTGAAAAGAAGATTTCTAGTGTGCAGTCCATCGTACCCGCTCTGGAAATCGCCAATGCTCATCGGAAGCCCTTGGTCATCATTGCTGAGGACGTTGATGGAGAAGCTCTAAGCACACTGGTCTTGAACAGGTCATTGGCGAGTGGGTCGGGCGGGGGCGGATGGTGGTCTGTGTTGCTGTTTGGTGTACGTAGTGTCTCGGGCACTGGTGTACATTGGAGTGCTCTACACATTATAAGCCTGGTGGTTGGTTTGAGACAGTTTCAGGCAGGTCTCAAATACACATCCaccttcagcctctgcctcccacagctTCCTAGGGAGAACTAGTCCCATGTGTCTGGAACACAGGGACAGCAGTTCTTTAAGTGGGTGATCAGCCTGGAAGACACAGATGAGTAGAAAGCCCGTCTCCTCTTCCTTCAGGCCAGAAGTGGCTGGGAAGGAGCAggactcctgagtgttgggtgGTGCCAGAACTTACCATGGACCAAACTAGCTGTTTTCTCCCGCTTGCCCCTTCAGTTTAAATCTCACACAGTTACTGTTCTTTACAGGCTGAAAGTGGGTCTTCAGGTTGTGGCGGTCAAAGCGCCAGGGTTTGGGGACAACAGGAAGAACCAGCTTAAAGATATGGCTATTGCTACTGGTGGTGCGGTGAGTGGATCGCCGGGGTGGCTGCCTTGCTGGGGGAGGTTTGTGCTTCCAGCCTGCAAATGTTAGAGCGTGCACTTCaccgatagatagatagatgtgccTGTTTGGAACATAGGGACTGGGTTAAGGTCACATTTCTTATTTGCCTAGTCTTTCCTAAGAACAGGCATGATTAAAAGTCTTCCTCAAAATACAAGTAAAGCTAGTTTCAGTTTGTATAATAGTGATTTTAGTCAGACCTTGTTCTAGGTACCAGTGGCCTTGACACCAAGGAAGGCAGCATCTGGTCCCGCAGGACTGCAGTTAGAGACAATTgtaggtgccatgtgggtgctgggaggacACCTGAATCAGCGGTGCTCTTGGCCGAGGAGCCGTCTCCAGCCCTGAAAAGCAGTATTTCCAGATGTTTCTCCTCACAGATAGATACCTGTGTCGCGTACAGTGAGAAACCTTATCACGAAAGACACTAATAGCACACTGCTTTTATAGGTATTTGGAGAAGAGGGGTTGAATCTAAACCTTGAAGATGTTCAAGCTCACGACTTAGGAAAAGTTGGAGAGGTCATTGTCACTAAGGATGACGCCATGCTTTTGAAAGGAAAAGGTGACAAGGCTCAAATTGAGAAACGCATCCAGGAGATCACTGAGCAGCTCGACATCACCACTAGTGAATACGAAAAGGAGAAGCTGAACGAGCGTCTCGCAAAGCTCTCAGATGGAGTAGCTGTGCTGAAGGTGAGGCTGGAGCCTTGGCGGGGAAGCTCTTTAGGCTTTGAGCCTGGTGGCTTTGGTTCTTATTCTGTGGTGCACACCAGCAGTAGCTAAGCAAGTGCTTTGATTCCCCAAATCTCAGCTGTGTCTGTGCGCACACTGTACTCCATAGGGCACATGTGGTCAGGGACTGGTTATCTACGTTTCCACCGATTTCAAGGATTAAATTCCGGTCATCAGGCTTGCGAGGC contains:
- the Hspd1 gene encoding 60 kDa heat shock protein, mitochondrial, which codes for MLRLPTVLRQMRPVSRALAPHLTRAYAKDVKFGADARALMLQGVDLLADAVAVTMGPKGRTVIIEQSWGSPKVTKDGVTVAKSIDLKDKYKNIGAKLVQDVANNTNEEAGDGTTTATVLARSIAKEGFEKISKGANPVEIRRGVMLAVDAVIAELKKQSKPVTTPEEIAQVATISANGDKDIGNIISDAMKKVGRKGVITVKDGKTLNDELEIIEGMKFDRGYISPYFINTSKGQKCEFQDAYVLLSEKKISSVQSIVPALEIANAHRKPLVIIAEDVDGEALSTLVLNRLKVGLQVVAVKAPGFGDNRKNQLKDMAIATGGAVFGEEGLNLNLEDVQAHDLGKVGEVIVTKDDAMLLKGKGDKAQIEKRIQEITEQLDITTSEYEKEKLNERLAKLSDGVAVLKVGGTSDVEVNEKKDRVTDALNATRAAVEEGIVLGGGCALLRCIPALDSLKPSNEDQKIGIDIIKRALKIPAMTIAKNAGVEGSLIVEKILQSSSEVGYDAMLGEFVNMVEKGIIDPTKVVRTALLDAAGVASLLTTAEAVVTEIPKEEKDPGMGAMGGMGGGMGGGMF